From a region of the Aeoliella mucimassa genome:
- a CDS encoding CHAT domain-containing protein, with translation MLAQPFDSRSLTAMLAWASLLVVAGLHQPALAQLGSTTPTQGYYMAIEELYEGDYRGALKDFQGEVRGGIRIGLTRWIDSICYQTMLGETYYQMGNTSQALVEFDAACELYLSYPKWLLSVDFRQAIRPDANPVRRIAPWGRPQRQVTYGQLPDTMLIQQGEMITEQRLQQGGTIQSQQMWRVDVVEVVRATALAIRRRNEILGPLGKTDRMSKSLVDTLARGDTTQRNHWSGVWSELLLATAQQGIGESQQALAHFSRAALIDGRYDHDLTAAALLGQATIALESGNAQAALNLATEASYAAYAYEDYDLLGASFELMHRAFIAGGGEGALAQLDVAAQWATRKNFDHLAATCLIGEAEQLVSSGDSRTSLAKLGAISTRRRDLKAGRLGPWRRYVEAFIAYEENNAKLGDKAIAEAIVQNRAQSLRNFQIGLTTGRVDSGRLPTREAVDLYAILLREPLAADWAYSPLETLTNLTTPYEGAMNRWLLSALDREQVTDAIDIADLAKRRRFWLAQGIGGRLLAIRHLLESDPVLLSPEAAVERRDLLLRAPDYSKLVEQAAEIRAEIDAKPMADDSGKMDNNQYNLLKRLASNAEQREALIRRLAMRRDATDMMVPPRMNAAALQQKLDKGQTVMVFHQAGNAVFGFVLLDKDYHLWRLPDAEVMAEATGDMLRAMGNFTQSRTLTTEDLSLELWKPMAMQYGDLLFEESRINLTNTKELIVIPDGVLWHAPIEALMPTIGGNKDFVIDRTPVRYAPTLGYAMPNAKPMRPIRTSIVAAEIGAGATDFLPQQAAEEIASTVTGSVVLNAPVTTPTPLIASMAEELVVLATAEIDPSEPYAFTPMPLDRPTSRGTLGTWTELPLPGCERIILGGMRTVAESGLKARSRSRNAEAVVPGPEMFHASCTLLASGAKTVMLSRWQTSGKTQRDLLRELVLELPHTTADEAWRRSVALARRTNLDPDQEPRYKRADATSEVPTAEHPFLWAGYLLVDTGYDPRPAEEEPAQP, from the coding sequence ATGCTTGCACAGCCTTTTGATTCTCGCTCGTTGACTGCAATGCTGGCATGGGCTTCGCTGCTGGTTGTGGCCGGGCTCCACCAGCCAGCGCTGGCTCAGCTCGGCAGCACGACGCCGACGCAGGGCTACTACATGGCGATCGAGGAGCTCTACGAGGGGGATTATCGTGGGGCATTGAAGGATTTCCAGGGCGAAGTCCGCGGCGGTATCCGCATCGGTCTGACGCGTTGGATCGATTCGATCTGCTATCAAACCATGCTCGGCGAAACCTATTACCAGATGGGCAACACGAGCCAGGCCCTGGTGGAGTTCGATGCGGCCTGCGAACTGTATTTGAGCTACCCAAAGTGGCTGCTATCGGTCGACTTCCGCCAAGCGATTCGCCCCGATGCGAACCCCGTGCGGCGCATCGCCCCGTGGGGGCGCCCGCAACGTCAGGTCACCTACGGGCAGCTGCCCGATACCATGCTGATCCAGCAGGGAGAGATGATTACCGAGCAGCGGCTGCAGCAAGGCGGCACGATTCAGAGCCAGCAGATGTGGCGGGTCGACGTCGTCGAGGTGGTGCGTGCAACCGCCCTGGCGATTCGCCGGCGAAACGAGATTCTCGGGCCGCTCGGCAAGACCGATCGCATGAGCAAGAGCCTGGTCGACACCCTCGCACGAGGCGACACGACCCAGCGGAATCACTGGTCGGGCGTTTGGAGTGAACTGCTGCTGGCGACTGCTCAGCAGGGCATTGGTGAGTCGCAGCAAGCGCTCGCTCACTTTTCGCGAGCCGCGTTGATTGATGGTCGCTACGATCACGACCTCACCGCGGCCGCATTGCTGGGGCAAGCGACCATCGCCCTGGAGTCGGGTAACGCCCAGGCGGCGCTGAACCTGGCGACCGAGGCAAGCTACGCGGCCTACGCCTACGAAGACTACGATCTGCTCGGTGCATCGTTCGAACTGATGCATCGGGCCTTCATCGCCGGTGGCGGCGAAGGTGCCTTGGCACAGCTCGACGTTGCTGCTCAGTGGGCGACTCGCAAGAACTTCGATCACCTGGCGGCAACCTGTTTGATCGGCGAGGCCGAGCAGCTTGTCTCCTCCGGCGATTCTCGCACTTCGTTGGCGAAGCTGGGAGCCATTAGCACTCGGCGACGCGACTTAAAGGCGGGACGACTTGGTCCCTGGCGGCGATACGTCGAGGCCTTCATCGCTTACGAAGAGAACAATGCGAAGCTAGGCGATAAGGCGATTGCTGAAGCCATCGTGCAGAATCGCGCCCAATCGCTGCGGAACTTCCAGATCGGGCTCACGACTGGTCGCGTGGATAGCGGCCGGTTGCCGACGCGTGAAGCGGTCGACTTGTACGCAATCTTGCTGCGAGAGCCGCTGGCTGCGGATTGGGCGTACAGTCCACTGGAAACGCTTACGAACTTGACGACCCCCTACGAGGGAGCGATGAATCGGTGGTTGCTGTCGGCGCTCGACCGAGAGCAAGTGACCGATGCGATCGACATTGCCGACTTGGCGAAGCGACGGCGGTTCTGGCTCGCCCAAGGCATCGGCGGTCGACTGCTGGCGATTCGTCACTTGCTGGAAAGCGACCCCGTGTTGCTGTCGCCTGAAGCGGCGGTCGAGCGGCGCGACCTGCTGCTGCGTGCTCCCGATTACAGCAAGCTGGTGGAGCAAGCGGCGGAGATTCGCGCCGAGATCGACGCGAAGCCGATGGCCGACGACTCGGGCAAGATGGACAACAACCAGTACAACCTGCTCAAGCGCCTGGCGAGCAACGCCGAGCAGCGCGAGGCACTCATCCGTCGCCTGGCGATGCGACGCGATGCGACCGACATGATGGTTCCGCCTCGCATGAATGCGGCTGCCCTGCAGCAGAAGCTCGATAAGGGGCAAACCGTGATGGTGTTCCATCAAGCGGGCAACGCGGTGTTTGGGTTTGTGCTGCTCGACAAAGACTACCACCTTTGGCGATTGCCGGATGCGGAAGTGATGGCCGAAGCCACCGGCGACATGCTGCGAGCGATGGGCAACTTTACGCAAAGCCGAACGCTGACGACCGAAGACCTGTCGCTTGAACTGTGGAAGCCGATGGCCATGCAGTACGGCGACCTGTTGTTCGAGGAGTCGCGGATCAACCTGACGAACACCAAAGAGCTGATCGTGATTCCCGACGGGGTGCTCTGGCACGCGCCGATCGAAGCGTTGATGCCTACGATCGGTGGCAACAAGGACTTTGTGATCGACCGTACTCCAGTGCGATACGCGCCGACCCTCGGCTACGCAATGCCGAACGCCAAGCCGATGCGGCCGATTCGCACTTCGATCGTGGCGGCCGAAATCGGCGCAGGAGCGACCGACTTCTTGCCGCAACAGGCAGCCGAAGAGATTGCCAGCACCGTCACTGGTTCGGTGGTGCTCAACGCCCCGGTAACGACTCCCACGCCGCTGATCGCCAGCATGGCCGAAGAACTGGTGGTGCTCGCCACTGCGGAAATCGACCCCAGCGAACCCTATGCGTTCACGCCGATGCCGCTCGATCGGCCGACATCGCGCGGGACCTTGGGAACCTGGACCGAGTTGCCACTGCCAGGGTGCGAACGCATCATCCTGGGCGGCATGCGAACCGTCGCCGAATCGGGCCTCAAGGCGCGAAGTCGCTCGCGCAATGCCGAAGCTGTAGTGCCCGGGCCGGAGATGTTCCACGCCAGTTGCACGCTGCTCGCCAGCGGGGCGAAGACCGTGATGCTGAGTCGCTGGCAAACCAGCGGCAAGACCCAACGTGACCTGCTGCGTGAGTTAGTGTTAGAGCTACCGCACACGACCGCCGACGAAGCTTGGCGGCGAAGTGTCGCGCTGGCGCGACGGACCAATTTGGATCCCGATCAGGAGCCGCGATACAAGCGAGCCGATGCAACCAGCGAGGTGCCGACCGCAGAGCACCCATTCCTATGGGCGGGGTATCTATTAGTGGATACCGGCTACGATCCCCGCCCAGCCGAAGAGGAACCCGCGCAGCCGTAA
- a CDS encoding GNAT family N-acetyltransferase, whose product MTITYAVEPQLSVEEFVGVLERSTLAARRPVDDLPRIAEMLRHASVIVTARDTAGLLVGVSRAITDFSYCTYLSDLAVDQSHQGQGIGRQLIDHTHQHAGLATTLLLLSAPQAETYYPHIGMKPHHSCWLRSPQQ is encoded by the coding sequence ATGACGATTACCTACGCGGTCGAACCGCAGCTGTCGGTCGAGGAGTTCGTCGGTGTGCTGGAGCGGTCGACTCTCGCCGCGCGACGCCCGGTCGACGACTTACCGCGCATCGCCGAGATGCTGCGTCATGCCAGCGTGATCGTTACCGCCAGGGATACCGCAGGGCTGCTGGTCGGCGTCTCGCGGGCGATTACCGACTTCAGCTACTGCACCTACTTGTCGGACCTGGCCGTCGATCAGTCGCATCAGGGGCAAGGCATCGGTCGGCAACTCATCGACCACACTCACCAACATGCGGGGCTCGCGACCACGTTGCTGCTGCTCTCAGCACCACAGGCCGAAACGTATTACCCTCACATCGGCATGAAGCCGCACCACTCGTGCTGGCTGCGCTCGCCGCAGCAGTAA
- a CDS encoding YXWGXW repeat-containing protein: protein MSRLFSCVSRCTKSLMLVAACCSLPAATLVAQLPPPPTPDYSVQQNELSHQFTELSRGPIHEAFAQPFGGSQSSFVINRQPPAKVSEVPPSIGPQSREFQWIPGYWGWEPADERFVWVSGVWRLPPEGKVWKPGYWERVDGGYAWGSGYWSDGSDLLVLAEQPPEPREENPGAQPTPSHIWVPGCWQPGRERFEWRPGFWAQGYDGLVWMPMRYSWTPQGYVVVPGYWDYQLEDRGVLYTPVVMNENVTSSYRYSPTSVVMVDRLPVHLFINMNYGHYCFGNYYDYRMPRNNFVAWTTYNQGYYYDPLRMFYTTFHRDRFRQFQTRHDYYRDHRDMRPRNTWQAQRDWQRNGRVDLEDALLAAGSDILLNGRYFNRRRGYEFNNQPRRHEVLRVDRDRLLEAEKDRREELRDQEKSRNRDIRDYMEKREEYQKKLQQQEKEQVREPSKDRQDFIRQFSKNRDQQLRDINQQRQEQQRRTFQKMQDQQRDAIKRIQEQQREAVRKRQEQQRGSAKKQAEQPRPQAKPEMRRPDFRKPQQPNRQQSNRGQAEGNRGNRGNRGQANKAPSNRGPSNKGSSNRGASSNGSGKSRGKGKGKD from the coding sequence ATGTCTCGCCTATTTTCCTGCGTTAGCAGGTGCACGAAGTCGCTCATGTTGGTCGCCGCTTGTTGCAGTTTGCCGGCCGCGACTCTCGTGGCCCAGCTGCCTCCCCCGCCGACCCCCGACTACTCGGTGCAGCAAAACGAGTTGTCGCACCAATTCACGGAGCTTAGCCGTGGCCCGATTCACGAAGCGTTCGCGCAGCCATTTGGTGGTTCGCAGTCGTCGTTCGTGATCAACCGTCAGCCGCCCGCTAAGGTCTCGGAAGTCCCTCCCAGCATCGGACCGCAGAGTCGCGAGTTCCAATGGATCCCCGGGTACTGGGGATGGGAACCTGCCGACGAGCGATTCGTATGGGTCAGCGGTGTTTGGCGGCTTCCGCCCGAGGGCAAAGTATGGAAACCTGGCTATTGGGAGCGCGTTGATGGCGGCTACGCCTGGGGGTCGGGCTATTGGTCCGATGGTTCCGACCTGCTAGTGCTGGCCGAGCAACCTCCCGAACCTCGTGAAGAGAATCCCGGCGCGCAGCCCACGCCGTCGCACATCTGGGTGCCTGGCTGTTGGCAACCTGGCCGCGAGCGGTTTGAGTGGCGCCCTGGCTTCTGGGCGCAAGGCTACGATGGTCTGGTGTGGATGCCGATGCGTTACAGCTGGACTCCACAAGGCTACGTCGTGGTGCCTGGCTATTGGGATTACCAACTCGAAGACCGCGGTGTGCTGTACACTCCGGTCGTGATGAACGAGAACGTCACCAGCAGCTATCGCTACTCGCCGACTTCGGTGGTGATGGTCGATCGTTTGCCAGTTCACCTGTTCATCAACATGAACTACGGCCACTACTGCTTTGGCAATTACTACGACTATCGGATGCCGCGCAATAACTTCGTCGCGTGGACTACCTACAACCAAGGCTACTACTACGATCCGCTGCGGATGTTCTATACCACGTTCCACCGCGATCGGTTTCGCCAGTTCCAAACTCGGCACGACTACTATCGCGACCACCGTGATATGCGTCCCCGCAACACCTGGCAGGCGCAACGCGATTGGCAGCGCAACGGACGCGTCGACCTGGAAGATGCTTTGCTAGCGGCTGGTTCCGACATCCTACTCAACGGGCGGTACTTCAATCGCCGTCGTGGTTATGAGTTCAATAACCAGCCTCGTCGCCATGAAGTGCTACGCGTGGATCGTGATCGCCTGCTCGAAGCGGAAAAAGACCGCCGTGAAGAGCTTCGCGATCAAGAGAAGTCGCGAAACCGTGATATCCGCGACTACATGGAGAAACGCGAAGAGTATCAGAAGAAGCTGCAACAGCAGGAGAAGGAGCAAGTTCGCGAGCCTTCGAAGGATCGCCAAGACTTTATCCGCCAGTTTTCTAAAAACCGCGATCAGCAGCTTCGTGACATCAACCAACAGCGTCAAGAGCAGCAACGGCGCACGTTCCAGAAGATGCAAGATCAGCAGCGTGATGCGATCAAGCGTATTCAGGAACAACAACGCGAAGCGGTCCGAAAACGTCAGGAGCAGCAACGCGGCTCGGCGAAGAAGCAAGCTGAGCAGCCTCGTCCGCAAGCAAAGCCCGAGATGCGCAGGCCTGATTTCCGCAAGCCACAGCAGCCCAATCGTCAGCAGTCCAATCGTGGGCAGGCCGAAGGGAATCGTGGCAACCGCGGTAACCGTGGGCAGGCCAACAAGGCACCTTCGAATAGAGGGCCTTCGAACAAAGGTTCCTCGAACCGAGGAGCGTCGAGCAACGGCTCTGGTAAATCGCGCGGCAAAGGAAAAGGCAAAGACTAA
- the hemW gene encoding radical SAM family heme chaperone HemW has product MPQAAYIHVPFCAHRCGYCNFAVVAGRGELVPAYLDAIDRELASLVDEPQPVITLYFGGGTPTQLGCEGLERLGEIVLAHHPLLQSDTRGYEWTIEANPADMSTDMARTIANSGANRLSLGGQSFRPEKLKLLERDHTASDIIRSMQLAHEHKLAVSLDLIFATPDETLDQWHRDLQQAIDLQPEHISVYGLTFEKGTTYWGRLLRGELVESEDELQRDMYLSTIERLNQAGYEHYEVSNFARPGHRSRHNETYWRGDEYFAAGPGAARYVAGVRETNHRSTTTYLRRVQAGESPVAEREQLDHEARARERLVFGLRRLEGVDRQEFQAATGYAVEQLAAEAIDKFVDIGLLQVDDHRVKLTREGLLVSDAMWPEML; this is encoded by the coding sequence ATGCCTCAGGCTGCTTACATCCATGTGCCGTTCTGCGCCCATCGATGCGGCTACTGCAACTTTGCCGTGGTCGCAGGGCGGGGCGAGTTGGTGCCGGCTTACTTGGATGCGATCGATCGCGAGCTGGCCTCGCTGGTCGACGAGCCGCAGCCGGTTATCACGCTCTACTTCGGCGGTGGAACCCCGACCCAATTAGGGTGCGAAGGGCTCGAGCGGCTGGGCGAGATCGTGCTCGCCCATCACCCGCTCTTGCAATCCGACACCCGCGGTTACGAGTGGACCATCGAGGCCAACCCAGCGGATATGTCGACCGACATGGCGCGAACGATCGCCAACAGCGGAGCGAACCGCCTGAGTTTGGGTGGGCAGTCGTTTCGGCCCGAGAAGCTGAAACTGCTCGAACGCGATCACACCGCGAGCGATATCATTCGCTCGATGCAGCTCGCCCACGAGCACAAGCTGGCGGTGTCGCTCGATTTGATCTTCGCAACGCCGGACGAGACGCTCGACCAGTGGCATCGCGACCTGCAGCAGGCCATCGATTTGCAGCCCGAGCACATTTCGGTCTACGGGCTCACCTTCGAAAAGGGCACCACTTACTGGGGCCGCTTGCTACGGGGTGAGCTGGTGGAGTCGGAAGACGAGCTGCAACGCGACATGTACCTGTCGACCATCGAGCGGCTGAATCAGGCGGGCTACGAGCACTACGAGGTCTCGAACTTCGCGCGGCCGGGCCATCGCAGTCGGCATAACGAAACCTACTGGCGGGGCGACGAGTACTTTGCCGCTGGGCCCGGTGCAGCCCGTTACGTGGCCGGCGTTCGCGAGACCAATCATCGCAGTACCACCACCTACCTGCGACGTGTGCAGGCAGGCGAGTCGCCAGTCGCAGAACGGGAACAGCTCGACCACGAAGCTCGCGCTCGCGAACGGTTGGTATTCGGACTCCGCCGCTTGGAAGGAGTCGATCGGCAGGAGTTTCAAGCAGCCACTGGCTATGCGGTCGAGCAACTGGCAGCCGAGGCGATCGACAAGTTCGTCGACATCGGTCTGTTGCAGGTGGACGACCACCGCGTGAAACTCACCCGCGAAGGGCTTCTGGTTAGCGACGCCATGTGGCCCGAGATGCTGTAA
- a CDS encoding DUF1573 domain-containing protein — translation MSRQIRVAWFIFGIAACLQANLFCSNFASAQEWPKKMFETTEHDFGTVARGSDTVYKFEVTNKFVEDIHLASVRSSCGCTTPSIEGNLIKTYEKAYVVAKFNTRAFTGYHSATLTVTIDKPYPAQIQLRVRGNIRGDVVFEPGGINFGTVDQGAQHEKSVRVRYAGRSGWEIKDVVTSNDSSDYYEVELNDLQRRGGVAQYELMVRLKETAPAGYLKDQLVLVTNDSNNPRIPLDIEGRVTPEISVMPENWVLGDVEPGSEVSKKLIVRGKTPFTITKIDCDDCFSFEFGDEAKTTHVVSLNFRAGEQPGQLKKQISIHTDRGETYNATCTAYANIIELSTPESDPDEGTSTAARESDSSLAGNQ, via the coding sequence ATGTCTCGCCAAATTCGCGTTGCTTGGTTCATTTTTGGTATCGCCGCATGCCTGCAGGCGAACCTGTTCTGCTCGAACTTCGCCAGCGCCCAGGAGTGGCCCAAGAAGATGTTCGAGACCACGGAGCACGATTTTGGCACCGTCGCTCGCGGGTCCGACACCGTCTACAAGTTTGAAGTTACCAACAAGTTCGTCGAAGACATTCACCTGGCAAGCGTTCGTTCGAGCTGTGGTTGCACCACTCCGTCGATCGAAGGCAACCTGATCAAAACCTACGAAAAGGCCTACGTGGTCGCCAAGTTTAACACTCGCGCGTTCACCGGGTACCACAGTGCAACGCTGACCGTAACGATCGATAAGCCTTATCCGGCCCAGATTCAGCTCCGCGTCCGCGGCAACATTCGCGGCGACGTGGTGTTCGAGCCGGGCGGTATCAACTTTGGTACCGTCGATCAGGGCGCGCAGCACGAGAAGAGTGTCCGCGTCCGCTACGCAGGCCGCAGTGGCTGGGAAATCAAAGACGTCGTCACCTCGAACGATAGCAGCGATTACTACGAAGTCGAGCTGAACGACCTGCAGCGCCGCGGCGGAGTCGCCCAGTACGAGCTGATGGTTCGCCTGAAGGAGACCGCACCTGCTGGTTACCTGAAGGATCAATTGGTGCTGGTTACCAACGACAGCAACAACCCCCGCATCCCGCTCGATATCGAAGGCCGCGTGACTCCCGAGATTTCGGTGATGCCGGAGAACTGGGTGCTGGGCGATGTGGAGCCTGGTAGCGAAGTTTCCAAGAAGCTGATCGTCCGCGGCAAGACTCCCTTCACGATCACCAAGATCGATTGCGACGACTGCTTCTCGTTCGAGTTCGGCGACGAAGCCAAAACCACCCACGTGGTATCGTTGAACTTCCGCGCTGGCGAGCAACCTGGCCAGCTGAAGAAGCAAATCAGCATTCACACCGATCGCGGCGAAACATACAACGCCACCTGCACGGCGTACGCCAACATCATCGAGCTATCGACGCCTGAGTCGGATCCCGACGAAGGCACCTCGACCGCGGCTCGCGAGTCCGACTCGAGCCTGGCTGGCAATCAGTAA
- a CDS encoding prephenate dehydrogenase, with protein MPNFDKVAIIGVGLLGGSIGKALQERELAKEVIGIGRYKGKLSHAQSIGTVTEATTDLAEGVAGANVVVVCTPVETVADQVAQVLEHVGPDCLVTDVGSTKEAIIRDICEKCGPRASQFVGSHPLAGDHNTGPDFSRADLFEKRMVVITPSDQNELEPTVKIAEFWHALGARTILLQADEHDAALAVTSHLPHALATALALTTPQELLGLAATGWADTTRVAAADSTLWRQIFLANREQVLAALDHFNVQLTALRTAIATDDGDKLEELLFEGKKIRDALGN; from the coding sequence ATGCCAAACTTCGATAAGGTTGCGATTATCGGCGTCGGCCTGCTGGGAGGCTCGATTGGCAAAGCCCTGCAAGAACGGGAACTTGCTAAAGAAGTCATAGGTATCGGCCGCTATAAGGGCAAATTGTCGCATGCTCAGTCGATAGGAACCGTGACGGAAGCGACCACCGATCTGGCCGAAGGAGTCGCTGGAGCCAACGTGGTGGTCGTTTGCACGCCAGTCGAGACGGTTGCCGACCAGGTGGCCCAGGTGCTCGAGCATGTTGGTCCCGACTGCCTGGTGACCGATGTCGGCAGCACCAAGGAAGCGATTATTCGCGATATTTGTGAGAAATGCGGCCCGCGGGCGTCGCAATTCGTCGGAAGCCACCCGCTGGCGGGGGATCACAACACCGGACCCGATTTCTCCCGGGCCGACTTGTTCGAAAAACGAATGGTCGTGATTACCCCGAGCGATCAGAACGAGTTGGAACCGACGGTGAAGATCGCTGAGTTCTGGCACGCCCTCGGCGCCCGCACCATCTTGCTGCAGGCCGACGAACACGACGCCGCGCTGGCGGTCACCAGCCATTTGCCCCACGCCCTGGCAACCGCTCTGGCGCTGACCACACCGCAGGAGCTGCTCGGCCTGGCAGCGACCGGTTGGGCCGACACCACGCGCGTAGCAGCGGCCGACTCCACGCTGTGGCGACAAATCTTTCTGGCTAATCGCGAGCAGGTGCTCGCTGCACTCGATCATTTTAATGTTCAGTTAACGGCTCTTCGTACGGCCATTGCGACCGACGACGGAGACAAACTCGAAGAACTTCTCTTCGAAGGGAAGAAAATCCGCGATGCTTTGGGAAATTGA